The window ATCAGTAATCAACTTTGACTAAAATCACTGCGGAGTATTGATACTTCAACAAAAATGTTTTTGGGGACAGATTTTGACCAATTGTCTGAATACCAACATTAATCAACCCAAGGCTCAATGCTTCTCAAGTATTGCCGCTCCTGTTTTACACCTGCCAGGTTTTTTAGTATGGACAATTAAAATTTGATATTTCCGTCAAGCATTTTAAAACCTATAACAAAGATAAATATCCATACCTGCCAGGTTTTGAAAACCTGGCAGGTATAAAAAGCTGTTTTATTAAAAGTCTACCAACTGCACTATAAAACCTGGCTGGTGTAAGCAAAAGCGCTCAACTCATGCTATAGGCCCGCCATTATCTCGCGAAAACTGCTCAAACCGGCTTCAATATTTTCTACAATTTCTTGCGCCAACACATCAGGGTCGGGCAAGTTGTCGAGGTCGGCAAGGCTTTGGTCTTTGAGCCAAAAAATATCTAAATTGGTTTTGTCGCGTGCCATGAGCTCCTCATAGCCAAATTTGCGCCAGCGCCCTTCGGGGTTTGCCTCACTCCAGGTCTCCTGGCGCTTGTGGCGACTGCCGGGATTATACAATTTGACAAACGCTTGCAAATCTGCGAGTCGCAGCGGTTTCTTTCTGAGGGTATGGTGCACATTGGTGCGATAGTCGTATACCCACACCTCTTGAGTCCAGGGGGTTTTGGCGGCGGCTTTGTTGTCAAAAAACAACACGTTTGCCTTTACCCCATTGGCATAAAAAATACCCGTAGGCAAACGCAAAATGGTGTGTAGTTCGGTGGTTTTGAGCAATTCTTTGCGCACGGTTTCACCCGCGCCCCCTTCAAACAACACGTTGTCGGGCAACACCACCGCCGCCTCGCCGTTTACTTTGAGCAACGATTTGATGTGTTGCAAAACGTTGAGTTGTTTGTTCGACGTAGTTGCCCAAAAGTCCTGGCGGTTGTAGCTCAGGTCTTGGCGTTCTTGCTCGCCGTCTTCGTTGGTAATGGTCATACTACTTTTTTTGCCGAAAGGCGGATTTGCCAACACGTAGTCGTGGCGCTGGCTGCCTTGGGCAATGAGGGCATCGGCAGACGAAATCAACGAAGCGCCATCAATCTCGCCAATGTTGTGCAAAAACATATTCATGAGGCACATGCGGCGGGTGCTTGCCACTATTTCGTTGCCATAAAAAGTCTCTTTTTTCAAAAACTTCTTTTCGTCACGGTCTAGCTCGTGGTTGTCTACAATATAATCGTAAGCCGCCAAGAAAAAGCCGCCCGTACCGCACGAAGGGTCCACAATGGTTTTGTTGGGTTGGGGTTGCACACAAGCCACCATTGCCTGAATAAGCGCCCTTGGCGTAAAGTATTGCCCTGCGCCGCTCTTCACGTCACTGGCGTTTTTTTCCAACAAGCCCTCGTATATTTTACCCTTGAGGTCAGCGCCCATCGAGCTCCAGTCTTCGCGGTTGATCATGTCTATGATCTTCAACAACTTGGCGGGGTCTTGCACCTTGTTTTGGGCTTTGGTAAAAATCTGCCCCAATATGCCCTTTTCACTGCCCAGGCTGCGCAACATTTGGGTATAAAACGCCTCTAGAGCCGCCCCTTTTTTGCTGCGGAGGTTTTGCCAACTGCATTGCTCGCCGTTGGGCAGTTCGTTGCCGTTGATGTCTTTCAGGCGCGGAAAGTCTACCCTACCCGATTCTTCTGCCATTTTCAAAAACAGCAAATAGGTAATTTGCTCCAAATAATCGCCATAACCCACCCCATCGTCGCGGAGCACGTCGGCAAAATTCCATACTTTAGATACTATACTTGCTTCTGTCATTATTGTGTGATGTATACTTTAAAATTCATTGGTCTAAACTCGGCACGCTGGTGCAGGTCTTTGATAATAAAAAA of the Microscilla marina ATCC 23134 genome contains:
- a CDS encoding type I restriction-modification system subunit M, with translation MTEASIVSKVWNFADVLRDDGVGYGDYLEQITYLLFLKMAEESGRVDFPRLKDINGNELPNGEQCSWQNLRSKKGAALEAFYTQMLRSLGSEKGILGQIFTKAQNKVQDPAKLLKIIDMINREDWSSMGADLKGKIYEGLLEKNASDVKSGAGQYFTPRALIQAMVACVQPQPNKTIVDPSCGTGGFFLAAYDYIVDNHELDRDEKKFLKKETFYGNEIVASTRRMCLMNMFLHNIGEIDGASLISSADALIAQGSQRHDYVLANPPFGKKSSMTITNEDGEQERQDLSYNRQDFWATTSNKQLNVLQHIKSLLKVNGEAAVVLPDNVLFEGGAGETVRKELLKTTELHTILRLPTGIFYANGVKANVLFFDNKAAAKTPWTQEVWVYDYRTNVHHTLRKKPLRLADLQAFVKLYNPGSRHKRQETWSEANPEGRWRKFGYEELMARDKTNLDIFWLKDQSLADLDNLPDPDVLAQEIVENIEAGLSSFREIMAGL